From the genome of Podospora bellae-mahoneyi strain CBS 112042 chromosome 2, whole genome shotgun sequence:
GTCTCGTCGTGCCTGTCCGGGCTCGCCTGGGTGTTGAACACGGCCTgcgccaacgccaaccacTGCGGTTCATCCTCTGGTGGATCAGGAAACTTGTTTTCCGCGGCCAGCATCGCCGACATGCCCCAGAACCCTTGATCGTCGTTCCCCAGGGAGGCGGTGACGTTGGGGGGCATGTAGTCCTTGTCTGGGCCTACCTGCCACAGCATGGCTTGGGTGATGAGATCGTTGTAGCTGTCGTCGCCGGTGAATTTCCAGTAGTCGATCAGGGTCCCCCACATGGCGCCGCCTTCCCACCAGTAGTAATCGCCTGCTGGGGGAGGACCAGGGAGGATGCCGGGGGTTTGGCCGGTGAGGTTGCCTTTGTAGTATTGGAGGAGGTCccaggcgaggagggaggaggtttgttTGATGTCGGCTGGGGAATTGTTAGTATCGTCAAGGTCAGGGCAGCTGAAGAAAGGGGAAGCGCACCAGCGGACGCGATGCTATAAGTGGCGGCGTtggcgacggcggcgccACTGAGCAGAAAGGCTGCCGTATGTCGTATTGGTGAAATCATCTTTGTTATCAatgttgtggtggtttgtttcttGGCGACGAAATAGAGAAAGCGAccggaaagggggggtgaaGAATGTGAAAAACGAatgtggtggtagtggtgtaGCTAAGTTGAAACCATCAGAGCcgcgatgatgatgttggtttttttttgttgtttttttcttcttctattcttctcctgctgttgctgtttttCGTAATAGAGTTGTTTGCGAAAAGCGAGTGTATGCTGGAGACTGAACGAGTGTTGTTGTGTCACGCGTATTTTCGGCTTTGACGGGATGGCGATCAAGGAAAAAATACGGGgcaaggagagagagagagagagagagagagagaagggggcggggggggggggaaactTGGAATGGGGGGCAAGAGGTGTCGCTAATCTGCGTCTTGATGCGCGCGTGTGGGAGCGACACACAGCACTAATGAAATCTGGGTGGTCTTGCAGATGCTTGGGAGGACGGTCGAATCGATACTGCCGGGCATGGGATGACACGAAACGGCTCACGGAAAGCCGAGGGGTTGTCTAACAGCGCAGCAAGGATGTTATTGTATCGCGTACAGCCATCACTTCCACAAAGAGGCACACGGTCGGGATAGTGGCTTGTGGACAGGGAGGGATGGGCTGATAAGGGAACACGAGGGGGGCTGCCTCCCGCTGATTCATATCGCTGGGAGAGCTACATTCCAGCTGGGGCTCTCTTTTGGAGCTCTCCCTGAGCGAGGCATGACGTCTGTTGCTTTCTCTCAATTCAATCCTCTCCTTCAAGACTTGGCATCTTGAATGATGGGGAACTCGTCGAATTCGCCGCTCTTGGCGATTCAACCAAGCATTTGCCAAGCGACGCTCCCGCAATCTTGGACAGCAGGGGGCAGCACGGGCCACCACTTCGGCCCAGGCACCGTTTCTGTCATGTCTGGTGCCAGCACTGCCATCTCCTGTCAGACAGGCTGATGATATTGATTATTGATTGGCAAACCAAAGTCATCATTAGGTTTCTCCTGGCGCTTCTTTTCATCTCTTTGAATTTGAGAGATATGAATCGAATGACCGCTTAACCTGGTTCACTGATGCCAAGTGATAACCATCCGCTGCTTGGGCAATGAGCTCACTCCGCTAACCCCAGCTATTAGCGTTCATTAAGCTCAGCCCTATTGAATTTGACATGATTCATCATGCACTTCGTAATAATATCCTCTGCAGAAACTCATGTCAAATTCGATTTCTTGTTTTGATAGTGACACAAGGAGAACCCTGAGCAAGGCGATCGTCTCGGCACCGGCCCAAGCTGCATGGAACTGGAGGACGGGAAAGAACCACTCGTCTTGATGATCGCTCCTGGCATCATCGCTTGGCACTTGGGGCACTGACACATCTTTTTCGGAGCTGCTTGCCTCTCGGACTCTCCATCAGAACAGCCCGACATCATTCTTCTGGGCCGGCCCTCCGTTTCATGTACGACCTTTTCACTTCCTGATCTGTTGCGTGATGTGGTAGCTGTCACAGACCTAATTCTATCGCAGATACCTCTACAACTCGATACCACTCGCTCGAGCcagcttggccttggccacAGACACAATGGTACATATATCTCAGCCCTTCCAGTATCATGATACAATTGGTCAGCCATCAAGTGCTGATAAATTCCCCAAGAACACCATCACGCAGACGCAACTAGACCTGCTCATCCACACCATCCGAACGACACCCATCGTCGACCATCATGCCCATCCTCTTCTGAACTGGGACAACCAGACAGGGAAATACCCCCTGCTCCACATCACCTCTGAAGCATCAGGCGACGCCATCGAAagcgccaccacctctcttGCCCACCTGCGCGCCGTTAGACAGCTATCTACAGAACTCAAATGTGCACCCAACTGGGAGAGCGTCGTTGCCAAGCTTGAGGCCGTCCGCCTGGATCCTGATGAACCCGATATCTGGGGTGACTGGATAAGCCGCTGTCTGGAGGGTGTGCACACCATCCTCTTGGACGATGGACTGGACAACAAGGAAGCTGTGGAAGACCTCGATTGGCATACTTCGTATGTCCAGAGCCCATGCAGGAGAATCCTTAGAATCGAGGCCATTGCTTCGGACCTGATCAAGCATCTTAGCGCGGGCGAGTTCCATGACGTGCAGAAAGCAGAGGCAATAATCAAGGACCCCGCTGCCCTGAAGGAGTTTTGGGAGAACTGGGCAGGGTCGTTTGACAATGCTATCAAAAACGCAATCGACGACCCTCTTGTGGTTGGGTTCAAGAGTGTGGTTGCTTACAGGACTGGGCTAGACGTTGCCGGCAAGGAACCGAGTGGGGATGCTGTCCGGCCCGCGTTGAAGGAAGTCGTCAAAAAGTACTTGAAGGTGCGCACCGCGAGGCTGGAGGACTCGAGCTTGAACGACTACGTCATCCACAGGACGGCAACCCTGATTCGAGACTACATGGGGAAGAATCACGAAGAGGATATCATCAGAAAGCCCAGGAAACCGATTCAGTTCCATACCGGCCTGGGAGATAGTGATTTGACTCTGGCCAAGGCCTCGCCGAGTCACTTGCAGGAGTTCATCAGGTCGTACCCGGACGTGCCCATGGTACTGCTGCATGCTGGCTATCCCTTCACGAAAGAGATTGCGTACATGGCTACGGTGTATAAGAATGTGTATGCCGACATTGGGGAAGTCTTTCCCTGCATCAGTAAGGACGGACAGGAGAGGGTGCTCATGGAGATTCTGGAACTGTGTCCCTGGTCCAAGATCTTGTGGAGTACAGATGGACATTGGTTTCCCGAGACGTATCTGCTGGCGATCATGCAGATGAGGGAGGCTTTTGAAAACGTAAGTGCCAAAGAACTACTAGAGTCGGCAGGTTGGCTAACGTGCGCAGGTTCTTTGCAGTTACGTCTTGAAGGGGCAAATCGGCTGGAGAGCCGCTATCGTACTTGTCCAGGATCTGCTCTTCAAGAATGCCAACAAGCTGTACCATCTGGGGCTGGACTTTCCAAAGCCAGAGGAAGTTGCGAGCAGGTCTCTTGCGAGAtatcccaacccatcccgCAACCTTACGCTGCTCCGCGAGCTCCTTAACA
Proteins encoded in this window:
- a CDS encoding hypothetical protein (COG:E; EggNog:ENOG503NXG3), translated to MVHISQPFQYHDTIGQPSSADKFPKNTITQTQLDLLIHTIRTTPIVDHHAHPLLNWDNQTGKYPLLHITSEASGDAIESATTSLAHLRAVRQLSTELKCAPNWESVVAKLEAVRLDPDEPDIWGDWISRCLEGVHTILLDDGLDNKEAVEDLDWHTSYVQSPCRRILRIEAIASDLIKHLSAGEFHDVQKAEAIIKDPAALKEFWENWAGSFDNAIKNAIDDPLVVGFKSVVAYRTGLDVAGKEPSGDAVRPALKEVVKKYLKVRTARLEDSSLNDYVIHRTATLIRDYMGKNHEEDIIRKPRKPIQFHTGLGDSDLTLAKASPSHLQEFIRSYPDVPMVLLHAGYPFTKEIAYMATVYKNVYADIGEVFPCISKDGQERVLMEILELCPWSKILWSTDGHWFPETYLLAIMQMREAFENVLCSYVLKGQIGWRAAIVLVQDLLFKNANKLYHLGLDFPKPEEVASRSLARYPNPSRNLTLLRELLNNTIEPTFVQICWNDYTALQRMRLVPFRKFMTLLEAGRSLDIGITKAVFGMIQNDHLIPGSSATGEYRLHPDFSSLKHGPVAGHISMHGEFREQDGFPVALCPRSLLLRSVEIGSQKGLGFLLGFEIEFLLLERVEDDSVVDRYTALKTDGHAWSVSKYYANPKINALLKNMVETLAQMDIYVEQIHAESATGQFELILPPYPPVQAVDTLLHTRDVMANLATEAGFKMTLHPKPFAKACGTAAHMHMSILPEADAFDAEKVTRHFYAGVLKHLRAITAFSYSNAASYDRAQDGVWAGGRWVAWGTQNRETALRKIEGSHWEVKIIDGLANPYFVASAILLAGIRGVETEEKMVWDDCEMDPAKLSDMDRKELGISQMLPASVEEALRALQEDTEMVEMLGDELVERYVAIKEFEDEFLGKMGAEVRRLWLMERY